One genomic region from Lacerta agilis isolate rLacAgi1 chromosome 13, rLacAgi1.pri, whole genome shotgun sequence encodes:
- the SEC11A gene encoding signal peptidase complex catalytic subunit SEC11A → MLSLDFLDDVRRMNKRQLYYQVLNFGMIVSSALMIWKGLMVATGSESPIVVVLSGSMEPAFHRGDLLFLTNRIEEPIRVGEIVVFRIEGREIPIVHRVLKIHEKQNGDIKFLTKGDNNAVDDRGLYKQGQHWLEKKDVVGRARGFVPYIGIVTILMNDYPKFKYTVLFLLGLFVLVHRE, encoded by the exons ATGCTTTCTCTGGATTTCTTGGACGATGTTCGGCGGATGAATAAGCGGCAG CTGTATTACCAGGTGCTGAACTTTGGGATGATCGTTTCCTCAGCGCTGATGATCTGGAAGGGGCTGATGGTGGCAACGGGCAGTGAAAGCCCCATCGTGGTCGTGCTTAG TGGCAGTATGGAGCCTGCATTTCACAGAGGAGATCTCCTATTCTTAACCAATCGCATTGAGGAGCCAATCAGAGTGGGCGAAATCGTGGTCTTTAGGATAGAAGGAAGGGAAATTCCAATAGTGCATCGGGTTTTGAAAATTCATGAAAA GCAAAACGGAGACATCAAGTTCTTGACGAAGGGTGACAATAATGCTGTTGATGACAGAGGCTTGTACAAGCAAGGCCAGCACTGGCTGGAGAAGAAAGACGTGGTGGGGCGAGCAAGAGG ATTTGTGCCATACATTGGAATAGTGACCATCCTTATGAACGATTACCCAAAATTTAAG TACACTGTCCTCTTTCTACTGGGCTTGTTTGTGCTGGTGCATCGAGAGTAG